Proteins encoded in a region of the Coregonus clupeaformis isolate EN_2021a chromosome 9, ASM2061545v1, whole genome shotgun sequence genome:
- the LOC121573689 gene encoding tubulin polymerization-promoting protein family member 3-like, whose translation MAEGSGLVAEVETAFKKFAIHGDTKATGKEMNGKNFAKLCKDCRVIDGKNITATDVDIVFTKVKAKTARVITFEQFSQALSELAPKRFKGKGQEEALQQLYGLIAGKEPANAGVTKVAKAAAVDRLTDTTKFTGAHKERFDESGKGKGKAGRVDIPDASGYVGAYKGKGTYEDKVKEA comes from the exons ATGGCAGAGGGCTCAGGATTAGTAGCGGAGGTGGAGACGGCCTTCAAGAAGTTTGCCATTCATGGGGACACCAAGGCTACTGGGAAGGAGATGAACGGCAAGAACTTTGCCAAACTCTGCAAGGACTGCCGGGTCATTGATGGCAAGAACATCACCGCCACCGATGTGGACATCGTCTTCACTAAAGTCAA GGCGAAGACAGCTCGTGTGATCACCTTTGAGCAGTTCAGCCAGGCCCTGTCAGAGTTGGCGCCGAAGCGTTTTAAAGGGAAGGGCCAGGAGGAGGCGCTGCAGCAGCTCTACGGCCTCATAGCAGGGAAGGAGCCTGCCAACGCGGGTGTCACC AAAGTGGCCAAGGCAGCGGCGgtggacagactgacagacaccaCCAAATTCACAGGGGCACACAAGGAGCGGTTTGACGAGTCGGGCAAAGGGAAGGGCAAGGCTGGGCGAGTAGACATCCCAGATGCCAGTGGCTATGTGGGTGCCTACAAGGGCAAGGGCACCTATGAGGATAAGGTCAAGGAAGCATAG